The sequence below is a genomic window from Luteimonas sp. MC1825.
GCTCGGCATCCGCAATGCCGCTTTCTGGCGCAAGCGGAGCTGACATGACGAGTCGCTGGCCTGGTGGAAGCGGCCCCCCGGGGCGCAACAGTCCCTGGCGCGCGGAGCCCAACCCGCGCAAGGCGGCCGCGCCGCGCGCGGAGCGTGCGCCCGCAGCTCCGGCGCCGGGTGGAGAGGATGCGCCGCCGCCGGAGGCCTCCGGCGAGCTGCGCCTGTACGGCTTCAACGCCGTGCAGGCCGCGTTCGCGCGCCGCCCAGACGCGATCCGCAAGGTCTACCTGGCCGAAGCGATGATCCCGCGCCTGCAGCCGCTGCTGAAATGGTGCGCAGCGCAGCGCATCGGCTATCGCATCGTCGCCGAGGATGACCTGCGCCGGCTCGCCGCGAGTGCCCACCACGAGGGCGTGGTGGCCGACGTGCTGCGCGAGCCGCCGGCGACGCTGGCTGCGTGGATCGACGCGCTGCCCGCGGGCCCGCAGTGCGCGCTGTGGCTGGACGGCGTGGGCAACCCGCACAACCTCGGCGCGATCCTGCGTTCGGCCGCGCACTTCGGCGTGGCCGGCGTGCTGCTGCCGAAAACCTCGCCGCTGGCGCTGTCCGGCGCTGCGGCGCGCGTCGCCGAGGGTGGCGCCGAGGCGGTGCCGTTCGTGCGCCTGGGGCGTGACGAGAATTCCATCGCGCAACTGCGCGGCGCCGGTTTCGCGCTGGCGGCGACCGTCGTGCGCGGCGGCGACGATGTCTTCAAGGCGACGCTGCCGCAGCGGCTGGTGTTCGTCATCGGCGCGGAAGGCGAGGGCATGTCGCCGGCCCTGGCCGCGGCCTGCGACCAGCGCCTGTCGATCGCCGGCACCGCCGCGGTGGAAAGCCTCAACGTGTCCGCGGCGACCGCGGTGCTGCTGGCGCGCTGGTGGCAGTCACGCTGAGCCCGCCGCAGCGGCGACCGCAGGCGGTCGCCGGCGGTCGCCGGCGCAGGGGCAGGTCAGGGCGCCTTGGGCGCGCTGCCGAAACCGCCCTCGGCCTCGGCCGCGAGGTAGGCCATGACCGCCCAGGCCGCGGTGTTCTGCGCCAGCGCCGCGGGGTCGATCTTGTCGAGCGTGTCGTCGGGCGTGTGGTGGTAGTCGAAGTAGTCGCTGCCGTCCTGCCCGAGCCAGGCCCACGCCGCGCCCTGCGCCGCGATCGGGCCGACGTCGGGGCCGGGGCCGCCCTTGTCGGAGCGTTCGATGCCCAGCGGCGCCAGCAGCTCGGCGATTTGCGCCTCGGCGGCGTCGGCGTGCGCGGGCGCTCCGGTGTTGAAGGCGTAGATGCGGCCGGCGCCGAAGTCGCTCTCGGCCACCAGCTGGTGGCGCACGACGTCCGCGGCATGCGCCGCGGCATAGGCCTTGCCGCCGTGCAGGCCCTGTTCCTCGTTGGCGAACGCGACCACGCGGATGCTGCGCGCGGGGCGCCGCTCGAGGCCCGCGATCAGCTTGCCCGCGGCCATCGTGATGCCGATGCCCGCGGCGTCGTCGACGGCGCCGGTGCCC
It includes:
- a CDS encoding TrmH family RNA methyltransferase, producing the protein MTSRWPGGSGPPGRNSPWRAEPNPRKAAAPRAERAPAAPAPGGEDAPPPEASGELRLYGFNAVQAAFARRPDAIRKVYLAEAMIPRLQPLLKWCAAQRIGYRIVAEDDLRRLAASAHHEGVVADVLREPPATLAAWIDALPAGPQCALWLDGVGNPHNLGAILRSAAHFGVAGVLLPKTSPLALSGAAARVAEGGAEAVPFVRLGRDENSIAQLRGAGFALAATVVRGGDDVFKATLPQRLVFVIGAEGEGMSPALAAACDQRLSIAGTAAVESLNVSAATAVLLARWWQSR